The Flaviramulus sp. BrNp1-15 genome has a window encoding:
- the purL gene encoding phosphoribosylformylglycinamidine synthase, whose amino-acid sequence MIHFFGNQNSKVFAVQATKELSTETISKLSWLFGNQPKIEQASIDAFFVGPRAAMITPWSTNAVEITQNMGISNIIRIEEFQAVSEDFSDFDPMISEKFNGLNQESFTINIKPEPILNIEDISAYNKQEGLSLSDEEVEYLEGVSKKIGRPLTDSEVFGFSQVNSEHCRHKIFNGTFVIDGEEKPTSLFKLIRKTSETHPNTIVSAYKDNVAFIEGPKVEQFAPKRADIPDYYTTQDFDSVISLKAETHNFPTTVEPFNGAATGSGGEIRDRLAGGKGSLPLAGTAVYMTSYSRLEENRPWEKAVEERKWLYQTPMDILIKASNGASDFGNKFGQPLICGSVLTFEHEEEARKLGFDKVIMQAGGIGYGKKEQALKDTPKTGDKIVILGGENYRIGMGGAAVSSADTGEFASGIELNAVQRSNPEMQKRAANAIRGMVESDENHIVSIHDHGAGGHLNCLSELVEETGGKIDLDALPVGDPTLSDKEIIGNESQERMGLVIGEKHIDTLQRIAERERSPMYTVGDVTGDDRFTFESKTNGHKPMDLAMEDMFGSSPKTIMTDKTINRNYNDVSYNRNDFHDYLEQVLQLEAVACKDWLTNKVDRCVGGKVAKQQCVGALQLPLNNVGVMALDYKGKEGIATSIGHAPISGLINPAAGSRNAITESLTNIIWAPLKEGLKSISLSANWMWPCKNEGEDARLYEAVEAVSDFAIDLEINVPTGKDSLSMKQKYPNEDVIAPGTVIISAAGNCNDINKIVEPVLKKNAGDIYYINISQDKFKLGGSSFAQIVNKIGNETPNVQDASYVKTVFNTIQKLIKDDKIVAGHDVASGGLITTLLELCFADNNIGAELDLSDLNEKDSFKLLFAENSGIVIQAKDASIETVLSDANIEYFNIGKVTNTDVLSIINQAEVFTLTISRLRDVWYKTSFLLDQKQTANNLAEDRFNNYKNQPLQYIFPSHFTGKLPKIDASKPRPKAAIIREKGSNSEREMANAMYLAGFDVKDVHMTDLISGRETLEDIQFVGAVGGFSNSDVLGSAKGWAGAFLYNEKANTALQNFFKRKDTLSVGICNGCQLFMELEEINPEHDIHGKMVHNDSHKHESSFTSVKIQENNSVMLSSLAGSTLGVWISHGEGKFDLPYTEDQYNIVAKYGYAEYPHNPNGSDFNTAMMCDKSGRHLVTMPHIERSTFQWNWAHYPNNRKDEVSPWLEAFVNARVWLEKK is encoded by the coding sequence ATGATTCATTTCTTCGGAAACCAAAACAGTAAAGTATTTGCTGTTCAAGCAACAAAAGAATTATCAACCGAAACCATTTCAAAATTATCGTGGCTCTTTGGCAACCAACCTAAAATAGAACAAGCATCAATAGATGCTTTTTTTGTTGGCCCACGTGCTGCTATGATTACACCTTGGAGTACGAATGCTGTTGAAATCACCCAAAATATGGGAATTTCAAACATCATAAGAATTGAAGAATTTCAAGCTGTTTCAGAAGATTTTTCAGATTTTGACCCTATGATTTCAGAGAAATTCAACGGTTTAAACCAAGAATCATTTACCATAAACATTAAGCCAGAACCTATCTTAAATATTGAAGATATTTCAGCTTATAACAAACAAGAAGGTTTATCATTAAGTGATGAAGAAGTAGAATATTTAGAAGGTGTTTCAAAAAAAATTGGTCGTCCGTTAACAGACTCTGAAGTGTTTGGATTTTCTCAAGTAAACTCAGAGCATTGTCGCCATAAAATTTTTAATGGCACATTTGTTATTGATGGAGAAGAAAAACCAACCTCACTTTTTAAATTAATTAGAAAAACATCTGAAACACATCCAAATACAATTGTTTCAGCATATAAAGATAATGTGGCTTTTATTGAAGGCCCTAAAGTTGAACAATTTGCACCAAAACGCGCAGATATACCAGACTATTATACAACTCAAGATTTTGATTCTGTAATTTCTTTAAAAGCAGAAACACACAACTTCCCTACTACTGTAGAGCCTTTTAATGGTGCTGCAACAGGTTCTGGCGGTGAAATTCGCGATAGATTAGCTGGTGGAAAAGGTTCTTTACCATTAGCAGGTACTGCGGTGTATATGACCTCATATTCAAGACTTGAAGAAAATAGACCATGGGAAAAAGCTGTTGAAGAACGCAAATGGCTTTACCAAACACCAATGGATATTTTAATTAAAGCTTCTAACGGTGCTTCAGATTTTGGTAACAAATTTGGGCAACCGCTTATTTGTGGTTCGGTATTAACTTTTGAGCATGAAGAAGAAGCCCGAAAACTTGGTTTCGACAAAGTGATTATGCAAGCTGGAGGTATTGGTTATGGTAAAAAAGAACAAGCATTAAAAGACACACCAAAGACTGGTGATAAAATAGTGATTCTAGGTGGTGAAAATTATAGAATTGGTATGGGTGGAGCTGCAGTTTCTAGTGCAGATACTGGTGAATTTGCTTCTGGCATAGAACTAAATGCAGTACAACGTTCTAACCCAGAAATGCAAAAACGAGCAGCTAATGCCATTCGTGGTATGGTTGAAAGTGACGAAAACCACATTGTTTCTATTCACGATCATGGTGCTGGTGGCCATTTAAATTGCTTATCTGAACTTGTTGAAGAAACTGGTGGAAAAATAGATTTAGATGCCCTTCCTGTTGGTGATCCTACACTTTCTGATAAAGAAATTATTGGTAACGAATCTCAAGAACGTATGGGATTGGTTATTGGTGAAAAACATATTGATACTTTACAACGCATTGCAGAACGTGAGCGTTCGCCAATGTACACAGTTGGTGATGTTACAGGTGATGACCGTTTTACTTTTGAGTCTAAAACCAATGGTCATAAACCTATGGATTTAGCCATGGAAGATATGTTTGGAAGTTCTCCAAAAACCATCATGACTGATAAAACCATCAATAGAAATTATAATGATGTTAGTTATAACCGTAATGATTTTCATGATTATTTAGAACAAGTTTTACAACTTGAAGCTGTAGCCTGTAAAGATTGGTTAACAAACAAAGTAGACCGTTGTGTGGGTGGAAAAGTTGCTAAACAACAATGTGTGGGCGCCTTACAACTTCCGTTAAATAATGTAGGTGTTATGGCACTTGATTATAAAGGAAAAGAAGGTATTGCAACCTCTATTGGTCATGCACCTATTTCAGGATTAATAAATCCTGCAGCAGGAAGCAGAAACGCCATTACAGAGTCTCTTACAAATATTATTTGGGCACCTTTAAAAGAGGGTTTAAAAAGTATTTCTCTGTCTGCTAACTGGATGTGGCCTTGTAAAAACGAAGGTGAGGATGCACGTTTATATGAAGCCGTTGAAGCCGTTTCAGATTTTGCTATAGATTTAGAAATTAATGTTCCAACAGGAAAAGATTCTTTATCTATGAAGCAAAAATACCCTAATGAAGATGTTATTGCTCCTGGAACAGTTATTATTTCGGCAGCTGGAAATTGTAATGATATAAACAAAATAGTTGAACCGGTTTTAAAGAAAAATGCTGGTGATATATACTACATTAACATTTCTCAAGACAAATTCAAACTTGGAGGAAGTTCGTTTGCACAAATAGTAAACAAAATAGGAAACGAGACACCAAATGTTCAAGATGCTTCTTACGTAAAAACAGTTTTCAACACCATTCAAAAATTAATAAAAGATGATAAAATTGTTGCAGGACATGATGTCGCTTCTGGCGGATTAATCACAACGCTTTTAGAACTTTGTTTTGCTGATAATAATATTGGAGCCGAATTAGATCTTTCTGATTTAAATGAAAAAGATTCTTTTAAATTACTTTTTGCTGAAAATTCTGGAATTGTAATTCAAGCTAAAGACGCTTCTATTGAAACTGTTTTATCTGATGCCAATATTGAATACTTTAACATAGGAAAAGTAACTAATACAGATGTATTAAGCATCATTAATCAAGCTGAAGTATTCACTCTTACAATTTCGAGATTAAGAGATGTTTGGTACAAAACCTCTTTCCTACTTGACCAAAAACAAACGGCTAATAATTTAGCAGAAGACAGATTCAATAATTATAAAAACCAACCTTTACAATATATATTCCCAAGTCATTTCACTGGAAAACTACCAAAAATTGATGCTAGTAAACCAAGACCAAAAGCAGCTATTATTCGTGAAAAAGGAAGTAATTCTGAACGCGAAATGGCAAACGCCATGTATTTAGCTGGTTTTGATGTAAAAGATGTACACATGACCGATTTGATTTCGGGTCGTGAAACCTTGGAAGACATTCAGTTTGTTGGAGCTGTTGGTGGATTTAGTAATTCAGACGTATTAGGTTCTGCAAAAGGTTGGGCTGGAGCTTTCCTATATAATGAAAAAGCAAATACGGCTTTACAAAATTTCTTCAAGCGAAAAGACACCTTGTCTGTTGGAATCTGTAATGGATGTCAATTATTTATGGAACTAGAAGAGATTAATCCTGAGCATGACATTCATGGTAAAATGGTTCATAATGATTCTCATAAACACGAAAGTTCATTTACTTCGGTTAAAATTCAGGAAAACAATTCTGTAATGCTTTCTAGTTTAGCAGGAAGTACTTTAGGTGTTTGGATTTCACATGGTGAAGGAAAATTTGATTTACCATACACTGAAGACCAATACAATATTGTTGCTAAATATGGTTACGCTGAATATCCGCACAATCCAAATGGTTCAGATTTCAATACCGCTATGATGTGTGATAAATCTGGCAGACACTTAGTAACTATGCCACATATTGAACGCTCTACGTTTCAATGGAATTGGGCGCACTACCCAAACAACAGAAAAGACGAAGTATCTCCTTGGTTAGAAGCTTTTGTGAATGCAAGGGTTTGGCTAGAGAAAAAATAG
- the ppdK gene encoding pyruvate, phosphate dikinase — protein MEILENVKTRVYKFGNKSADGNSKMKNLLGGKGANLAEMSSIGIPVPPGFTITTEVCTEYNSLGQETVVEMIKDEVEASIANIESLMGTTFGDKENPLLVSVRSGARVSMPGMMDTVLNLGMNDEVVLGLAKKTNNEQFAWDSYRRFIQMYGGVVLGMKPASKEDIDPFEEIMEHLKEKRGIHLDTEFTIQDLKDLVYDFKDAVKKRTGHDFPTNPWDQLWGAVIAVFNSWNGDRAVYYRNMHGYPADWGTAVNVQAMVYGNMGDNSGTGVCFTRDAGTGENVFNGEYLINAQGEDVVAGVRTPQQITKLGSQRWAELAKIEEEDRAENYPSLEELMPSIYNELNSYQDILEKHYRDMQDMEFTIQDGKLWILQTRNGKRTGAAMVKITMDLLKEGMIDEKEALLLLEPNKLDELLHPIFDPKALKRAHVIAQGLPASPGAATGKIVFFADEAHKYKNSILVRIETSPEDLEGMNIAKGILTARGGMTSHAAVVARGMGKCCISGAGALKIDYKNRTLTVDGHEYHEGDWISLNGSTGNIIEGKVATMEPELSGEFGEVMKLTEKYAIMKVRTNADSPKDAKVARNFGAQGIGLTRTEHMFFEVDRIKAMREMILADTVKGRKQALDELLPMQRADFEGIFEAMQGLSVTIRLLDPPLHEFVPHQLATQKELAEDMHISLQAVKNKVAELEEFNPMLGHRGCRLGNTYPEITEMQTRAIIEAALNLKERGIICKPEIMVPLVGTVKEFEAQEQIIRSTANKIFEERNDTIEYLVGTMIEVPRAALMADLIAEKADFFSFGTNDLTQMTFGYSRDDAGKFLPIYIQKGILKVDPFEVLDQEGVGQLVKMGTEKGRSVKPNLKVGICGEHGGEPSSVEFCYKTGMDYVSCSPYRVPIARLVSAQAVIKGAL, from the coding sequence ATGGAAATACTAGAAAATGTAAAAACGCGCGTTTATAAATTTGGCAATAAATCGGCCGATGGTAACAGCAAAATGAAAAACCTGTTGGGAGGAAAAGGGGCAAATTTAGCTGAAATGAGTTCAATAGGAATTCCAGTACCACCAGGATTTACAATTACAACAGAGGTTTGTACCGAATACAATTCTTTAGGTCAAGAAACCGTAGTAGAAATGATTAAAGATGAAGTTGAAGCGTCTATAGCTAATATAGAATCTTTAATGGGAACTACTTTTGGAGATAAAGAAAATCCGTTATTAGTTTCTGTTCGTTCTGGAGCCAGAGTATCTATGCCAGGAATGATGGATACTGTTTTGAATTTGGGTATGAACGATGAAGTTGTTTTAGGATTAGCCAAAAAAACCAATAACGAACAATTTGCTTGGGATTCTTATAGAAGATTTATTCAAATGTATGGAGGTGTTGTGCTAGGTATGAAACCAGCTTCAAAAGAAGATATCGATCCTTTTGAAGAAATAATGGAACATCTTAAAGAAAAAAGAGGTATTCATTTAGATACCGAATTCACTATTCAAGATTTAAAAGATCTTGTTTACGATTTTAAAGATGCAGTTAAAAAAAGAACAGGGCATGATTTTCCAACAAACCCTTGGGATCAACTTTGGGGTGCTGTTATAGCAGTATTTAATAGTTGGAATGGAGATCGTGCTGTGTACTATAGAAATATGCATGGGTATCCTGCAGATTGGGGTACTGCTGTAAATGTACAAGCCATGGTTTATGGTAATATGGGTGATAACTCTGGTACAGGTGTATGTTTTACAAGAGATGCAGGTACTGGAGAGAATGTGTTTAATGGCGAATATTTAATTAATGCACAAGGTGAAGATGTTGTTGCAGGTGTTAGAACTCCACAACAAATTACCAAATTAGGTTCGCAACGTTGGGCAGAATTAGCTAAAATTGAAGAAGAAGATAGAGCAGAAAACTATCCTTCTTTGGAAGAGTTAATGCCATCAATTTATAATGAACTTAATTCATATCAAGATATTTTAGAAAAGCATTATAGAGATATGCAGGATATGGAGTTTACCATTCAAGATGGAAAACTTTGGATTCTACAAACCAGAAATGGTAAGCGTACAGGAGCGGCCATGGTTAAAATAACTATGGACTTATTAAAAGAAGGTATGATTGATGAAAAAGAAGCGCTTCTTTTATTAGAGCCTAATAAATTAGATGAATTATTACATCCAATTTTCGATCCAAAAGCTTTAAAAAGAGCTCATGTAATTGCACAAGGGTTACCAGCTTCTCCAGGAGCAGCGACTGGTAAAATTGTATTTTTTGCAGACGAAGCTCATAAATATAAAAATAGTATTCTAGTACGTATTGAAACTTCTCCAGAAGATTTAGAAGGTATGAATATAGCTAAAGGTATTTTAACTGCTCGTGGAGGTATGACATCGCATGCTGCGGTTGTAGCTCGTGGTATGGGTAAATGTTGTATATCTGGTGCTGGTGCTTTAAAAATAGATTATAAAAACAGAACTTTAACAGTAGATGGTCATGAGTATCACGAAGGTGATTGGATTTCATTAAATGGTTCTACAGGTAATATTATAGAAGGCAAAGTAGCAACCATGGAACCAGAGTTAAGTGGTGAGTTTGGAGAGGTTATGAAGCTTACAGAGAAATATGCTATAATGAAAGTTAGAACTAATGCAGATAGCCCAAAAGATGCTAAAGTAGCACGTAATTTTGGTGCCCAAGGTATTGGTTTAACACGAACAGAACACATGTTTTTTGAAGTAGACCGAATTAAAGCAATGCGTGAGATGATTTTAGCAGATACTGTTAAAGGTAGAAAACAAGCTTTAGATGAATTATTACCTATGCAACGTGCAGATTTTGAAGGTATTTTTGAAGCTATGCAAGGCTTATCAGTAACCATTCGTTTATTAGACCCACCATTGCATGAATTTGTGCCTCATCAACTGGCTACTCAAAAAGAGTTAGCTGAAGATATGCATATTTCTTTACAAGCGGTTAAAAATAAAGTTGCTGAACTTGAAGAATTTAACCCAATGCTTGGTCATAGAGGTTGTAGATTAGGTAATACCTACCCAGAGATTACAGAAATGCAAACGAGAGCAATTATTGAAGCTGCTTTAAATTTAAAAGAACGAGGCATTATTTGTAAACCAGAAATTATGGTGCCTTTGGTAGGAACAGTTAAAGAATTTGAAGCACAAGAGCAAATTATTAGAAGTACTGCTAACAAAATCTTTGAAGAACGTAATGACACTATTGAGTATCTAGTAGGAACTATGATTGAAGTTCCAAGAGCTGCTTTAATGGCAGATTTAATTGCAGAAAAAGCTGATTTCTTCTCGTTTGGAACAAATGATTTAACTCAAATGACATTTGGATATTCACGTGATGATGCAGGCAAGTTTTTACCAATTTATATCCAGAAAGGTATTTTAAAAGTAGATCCTTTTGAAGTATTAGATCAAGAAGGTGTAGGACAGTTAGTAAAAATGGGAACAGAAAAAGGTAGAAGCGTCAAACCAAACCTAAAAGTAGGTATATGTGGTGAGCACGGAGGAGAACCAAGTTCTGTAGAATTCTGTTATAAAACAGGAATGGATTATGTGAGTTGTTCACCATATAGAGTGCCAATTGCTAGACTAGTATCTGCACAGGCAGTTATTAAAGGAGCCTTATAA
- a CDS encoding OFA family MFS transporter: protein MKTQKLKNRWLIAASAVGIHISIGSVYAYSVMTNPVKDIFDVDGSVIKWAFKIAILLLGLSAAFLGRWVEKVGPKVSGTTAGIFYGVGILGSGLAVQLESLPLFYLCYGVIGGIGLGLGYITPVSTLVKWFPDKRGLATGMAIMGFGFAALIFGPVMQSLFDAVGVSNAFYVLGLIYMTLILSSARYIERPPEGYMPSGFKPGEGNVIKADISNINAMESLKTPRFYYIWIMMFINIACGIAIISAASPMMQEKLSYTPMEAAAIVGLIGVFNGLGRIMWSSLSDYLGRANTYIVFFVFQVLAFYFLPKISMELTFLIVLFTVITMYGGGFATLPAFLGDLFGTKQLGAIHGMVLTAWALAGVVGPTIYDVVKNATGSLDATLAVFAGLFVIALIVSLLMKRSVTKAYKSMEKSLAFV, encoded by the coding sequence ATGAAAACACAAAAATTAAAAAATAGATGGTTAATAGCTGCTTCAGCAGTTGGAATTCATATTTCAATAGGTTCTGTTTATGCATATTCTGTAATGACTAATCCAGTAAAAGATATTTTTGATGTTGATGGAAGCGTTATAAAATGGGCATTTAAAATTGCCATTTTGTTACTTGGTTTATCAGCAGCTTTTTTAGGACGCTGGGTAGAAAAAGTAGGACCAAAAGTTAGCGGAACAACTGCCGGAATTTTTTATGGTGTTGGTATTTTAGGATCTGGGTTAGCAGTTCAATTAGAATCGCTACCGCTTTTTTATTTATGTTATGGAGTTATAGGCGGAATTGGTTTAGGGTTAGGTTACATTACACCAGTAAGTACTTTGGTAAAATGGTTTCCAGATAAACGTGGTTTAGCAACAGGAATGGCTATTATGGGATTTGGTTTTGCAGCTTTAATTTTCGGGCCTGTTATGCAATCACTTTTTGATGCTGTAGGAGTTTCTAATGCGTTCTATGTTTTAGGTTTAATCTATATGACGTTAATCTTATCTTCTGCAAGGTATATAGAAAGACCTCCAGAAGGTTATATGCCATCAGGTTTTAAACCAGGAGAAGGTAACGTTATAAAAGCTGATATTTCTAATATCAATGCTATGGAATCGTTAAAAACTCCACGATTTTATTACATCTGGATTATGATGTTTATCAACATTGCTTGTGGTATTGCAATTATATCTGCTGCAAGTCCAATGATGCAAGAAAAATTAAGCTATACACCAATGGAAGCTGCAGCTATAGTAGGATTAATAGGTGTGTTTAATGGTTTAGGTAGAATTATGTGGTCTAGTCTTTCAGATTATTTAGGTAGAGCAAACACGTATATTGTTTTCTTTGTATTTCAAGTTTTAGCATTCTACTTTTTGCCAAAAATTTCAATGGAATTAACATTTTTAATAGTTCTGTTTACTGTAATCACAATGTATGGAGGAGGTTTTGCAACTCTACCAGCATTTTTGGGAGACTTATTTGGTACCAAACAATTAGGTGCTATCCACGGAATGGTTTTAACAGCATGGGCACTTGCAGGAGTCGTTGGTCCTACAATTTACGATGTTGTTAAAAATGCTACAGGATCATTAGATGCTACTTTAGCAGTATTTGCAGGTTTATTTGTTATAGCACTTATAGTGTCTTTATTAATGAAACGTTCAGTTACAAAAGCATATAAAAGCATGGAAAAAAGTCTAGCGTTTGTTTAG
- the pflA gene encoding pyruvate formate-lyase-activating protein, with the protein MLKLKLCFIKTTENILQVHSIESFGTHDGPGIRMVVFLQGCKLKCLYCHNPDAIATSGGKEYHVKELVEMAVKLKPYFGKKGGVTVSGGEPLLQSKELISFFKLLKAESIHTNIDTNGRILNHFSKDLLDEYADLIMLDIKHVTEEGYVALTGKPNKEIAFKLAKHREDSGKKMWLRYVLIPGITNKPELLHDLGNHFKDYKTIEKIEIQPYHKLGIHKWEALGWDYQLKDARENTKEEIDAAANILKNYFKEVRVN; encoded by the coding sequence ATGCTTAAATTAAAACTTTGCTTTATCAAAACAACAGAAAACATATTACAAGTACATTCAATAGAATCTTTTGGTACACATGATGGCCCAGGTATTCGTATGGTTGTGTTTTTACAAGGCTGTAAATTAAAATGTTTGTATTGCCATAACCCTGATGCCATAGCAACTTCTGGTGGTAAAGAATATCATGTTAAAGAGTTGGTAGAAATGGCAGTAAAGCTTAAACCGTATTTTGGTAAAAAAGGAGGCGTTACTGTTTCTGGAGGAGAACCTTTATTGCAATCTAAAGAACTCATTTCATTTTTTAAATTGTTAAAAGCAGAAAGTATTCATACTAATATTGATACTAATGGTAGAATATTAAACCATTTTTCAAAAGATCTTTTAGATGAATATGCAGATTTAATTATGTTGGACATAAAGCATGTGACAGAAGAAGGCTATGTGGCTTTAACAGGAAAACCAAATAAAGAAATCGCCTTTAAATTAGCAAAACACAGAGAGGATTCAGGAAAAAAAATGTGGTTGAGATATGTGTTAATTCCAGGTATAACTAATAAACCAGAATTATTACATGATTTAGGTAATCATTTTAAAGATTATAAAACCATTGAAAAAATTGAAATTCAACCTTACCACAAATTAGGTATTCATAAATGGGAGGCTTTAGGTTGGGATTATCAACTTAAAGACGCTAGAGAAAATACAAAGGAAGAGATTGATGCAGCTGCCAATATTTTAAAAAATTACTTTAAAGAAGTAAGAGTAAATTAA
- the pflB gene encoding formate C-acetyltransferase → MEVKQFKYGIWTEKVNVRDFVVNNVTPYYGTGDFLVGPSEKTQKLWEICKKATQEERQNNGVRSVDTETISTVSAFNAGYIDRANEVIVGLQTDELLKRTMKPFGGFKVVQKALSEHGLKPNDALTELFSKYVKTHNDGVFDAYTTEIKKYRSLGFLTGLPDNYARGRIIGDYRRIALYGIDFLIKSKKEDLENIAGPMTDAVIRLREEVSEQIRALQEMIELGAKYDLDLSRPAENAQEAVQWTYMAYLAAVKEQDGAAMSLGNVSTFLDIYIENDLQEGLITEEEAQEYIDQFVMKLRMVRHLRMGAYDEIFAGDPTWVTEAIGGMFDDGRTKVTKNSFRFLNTLYNLGPSPEPNMTILWSENLPQNFKDYCAKVAIDTSSIQFENDNLMRTTRGSDDYGIACCVSYQELGKSIQFFGARTNLAKTLLLALNGGRCETTGTQIVDGIPEYTDEYLDYDKVAANFKVAMKDVARVYNDSMNIIHFMHDKYYYEKAQMALIDTNPSINIAYGIAGLSIVADSLSAIKYAKVKPIRNEEGLTVDFKIEGEFPKYGNDDDRVDTLAAKAVADFNNELKKLSVYKNAESTMSVLTITSNVSYGKKTGATPDGRAKGIPFAPGANPMHGRDSQGAIASLNSVAKIDYKDSQDGISNTFSIVPKSLGANTEEQIENLGTILDGYFSRNAQHVNVNVFDKETLLDAMEHPEKYPQLTIRVSGYAVNFVRLTREQQLEVITRSFHESM, encoded by the coding sequence ATGGAAGTAAAACAATTTAAATACGGAATTTGGACTGAGAAAGTCAATGTTAGAGATTTTGTTGTTAATAATGTTACCCCATACTATGGAACAGGCGATTTTTTAGTTGGTCCAAGTGAAAAAACTCAAAAACTATGGGAAATTTGTAAAAAAGCAACCCAAGAAGAAAGACAGAACAACGGGGTGCGCTCTGTAGATACTGAAACTATTTCTACAGTAAGTGCTTTTAATGCTGGATATATTGATAGAGCGAACGAGGTAATAGTAGGGCTTCAAACAGATGAGCTATTAAAGCGTACCATGAAACCTTTTGGAGGGTTTAAAGTGGTTCAAAAAGCACTGTCTGAACACGGTTTAAAACCTAATGATGCTTTAACAGAATTGTTCTCAAAATATGTAAAAACACATAATGATGGTGTTTTTGATGCCTATACTACAGAAATTAAAAAATACCGTTCATTAGGTTTTTTAACAGGTTTACCAGATAATTATGCAAGAGGAAGAATTATTGGTGATTATCGTCGTATAGCACTTTACGGAATTGACTTTTTAATAAAATCTAAAAAAGAAGATTTAGAAAATATAGCAGGTCCAATGACCGATGCTGTTATTCGTTTACGTGAAGAAGTTTCTGAGCAAATAAGAGCATTGCAGGAAATGATTGAATTGGGAGCAAAATACGATTTAGATTTAAGTCGTCCAGCTGAAAATGCTCAAGAAGCTGTACAATGGACATACATGGCTTATTTAGCAGCTGTAAAAGAACAAGACGGTGCAGCAATGTCTTTAGGTAATGTATCTACATTCTTAGATATATATATTGAAAATGATTTACAAGAAGGTTTAATTACAGAAGAAGAAGCTCAAGAATATATCGATCAGTTTGTAATGAAATTACGTATGGTTCGCCATTTAAGAATGGGGGCGTACGATGAAATTTTTGCAGGAGACCCAACTTGGGTAACAGAAGCAATTGGCGGTATGTTTGATGATGGTAGAACAAAAGTGACTAAAAACTCTTTTAGATTCTTAAATACATTGTATAATTTAGGACCTTCACCAGAACCAAATATGACAATACTTTGGTCTGAAAACTTACCACAAAACTTTAAAGATTATTGTGCAAAAGTTGCAATTGATACATCTTCAATTCAATTTGAAAATGATAATTTAATGAGAACAACTAGAGGTTCTGATGATTATGGAATTGCTTGTTGTGTATCTTATCAAGAATTAGGAAAATCAATTCAATTCTTTGGAGCTCGTACTAATTTAGCTAAAACACTATTGCTAGCTTTAAATGGAGGACGTTGTGAGACTACAGGAACACAAATAGTTGATGGTATTCCAGAATATACCGATGAATATTTAGACTACGATAAAGTTGCGGCAAACTTTAAAGTAGCCATGAAGGATGTAGCAAGAGTGTATAATGATTCTATGAATATAATCCACTTCATGCATGATAAGTATTATTACGAAAAAGCACAAATGGCTTTAATTGATACTAATCCAAGTATTAATATTGCCTATGGTATTGCAGGATTATCAATTGTTGCAGATTCACTTTCAGCAATTAAATATGCTAAAGTAAAACCTATAAGAAATGAAGAAGGTTTAACTGTAGACTTTAAAATTGAAGGAGAATTTCCTAAATATGGAAACGACGATGATCGTGTAGATACTTTAGCTGCAAAAGCGGTAGCAGATTTTAATAACGAATTAAAAAAACTGTCTGTTTATAAAAATGCAGAATCAACTATGTCTGTTTTAACTATTACATCTAATGTGTCTTATGGTAAGAAAACAGGAGCCACACCAGATGGTAGAGCCAAAGGTATTCCTTTTGCACCAGGAGCAAATCCAATGCATGGTAGAGATTCTCAAGGCGCTATTGCTTCATTAAACTCTGTAGCTAAAATAGATTATAAAGACTCACAAGATGGTATTTCTAATACGTTTTCAATTGTTCCAAAATCTTTAGGTGCAAATACAGAAGAGCAAATCGAAAATTTAGGAACCATTTTGGATGGCTATTTCTCAAGAAATGCACAACATGTTAATGTTAATGTGTTTGATAAAGAAACATTGCTTGATGCTATGGAGCACCCAGAAAAATATCCTCAATTAACAATTCGTGTTTCTGGTTACGCAGTAAATTTTGTTAGATTAACTAGAGAACAGCAGTTAGAGGTTATTACACGTTCTTTCCACGAATCTATGTAG